From one Bacillus sp. FJAT-42376 genomic stretch:
- a CDS encoding ribonuclease H-like domain-containing protein gives MSLKNKLNRLKHHIIKEQEETAPIPAAAERSSSGLAEVRYGDDYCLMRESVYPLEHRHGLYKLKECAEAVSDWNESMLNHPLSSKGHSPGDLFFFDTETTGLGGGTGNMIFLLGHASFTDNEVIIRQHLLPKPGHEVALYQNFLKYVDITTLVTYNGKSFDWPQVKTRHTLIRDFVPELPSFGHFDLYHASRRLWKHRDFPIKLVNVESEILGIHREDDVPGYLAPIIYQHYVQTGDESVLEGIMKHNELDVLTLITLYTHLSKILLNIGSGNTRDEVEQYEIARWFETAGEQRTAMNEYEKIAEEGHQKSNEAKFKVAAKLKKDKDWIPAVKAWEEIAAGAPGKLSIHSCIQLAMYYEHVEKNPETALKWAEKALFQVKERQRLLGTAGIDRALKDGQKRIERLKGKL, from the coding sequence ATGTCTTTAAAAAACAAATTAAACAGACTTAAACATCATATAATTAAAGAACAGGAAGAAACCGCCCCTATACCGGCTGCGGCGGAAAGAAGTTCTTCCGGATTGGCAGAAGTCAGGTACGGGGATGATTATTGTCTGATGCGCGAGTCCGTCTATCCTCTTGAGCACCGGCACGGATTATACAAGCTTAAGGAGTGCGCGGAGGCTGTATCGGACTGGAATGAAAGCATGCTGAACCATCCGCTTTCTTCAAAGGGGCACAGTCCGGGAGACTTGTTTTTTTTCGATACGGAGACAACCGGACTTGGCGGAGGGACAGGAAACATGATTTTTCTGCTTGGACATGCCTCATTCACAGATAATGAGGTTATCATCCGCCAGCATCTGCTCCCAAAGCCGGGGCATGAGGTTGCGCTCTATCAGAATTTCCTGAAGTACGTGGATATCACCACTTTGGTTACCTATAATGGAAAATCATTCGACTGGCCGCAGGTAAAAACGAGACACACACTGATCCGGGATTTCGTACCGGAACTTCCATCCTTCGGACACTTCGATTTATATCATGCATCCAGAAGGCTTTGGAAGCATAGGGACTTTCCAATTAAGCTTGTAAATGTGGAATCGGAAATACTGGGAATACACAGGGAAGACGATGTTCCCGGGTATCTGGCGCCGATCATTTACCAGCATTATGTGCAGACAGGGGATGAGTCGGTCCTCGAAGGAATCATGAAGCATAACGAACTGGACGTATTAACCCTGATCACCCTGTACACACACTTATCAAAAATCCTTCTTAATATCGGATCGGGAAATACCCGGGATGAGGTGGAGCAATATGAAATTGCGAGGTGGTTTGAAACAGCAGGTGAACAGCGGACTGCCATGAATGAATACGAAAAGATTGCAGAGGAAGGCCATCAAAAGTCAAACGAGGCCAAATTCAAGGTGGCGGCAAAACTAAAAAAAGATAAAGACTGGATTCCCGCTGTAAAAGCGTGGGAAGAAATTGCTGCGGGAGCACCCGGGAAATTAAGCATTCATTCCTGCATTCAGCTGGCAATGTATTATGAACATGTGGAGAAAAATCCTGAAACGGCGCTTAAGTGGGCAGAAAAGGCTTTGTTTCAAGTAAAAGAACGGCAGCGGCTTCTTGGAACCGCCGGAATCGACCGGGCACTGAAGGATGGGCAGAAACGAATCGAACGCCTTAAAGGGAAATTATGA
- a CDS encoding DEAD/DEAH box helicase, producing MFKKKTLDQLVSWLKKDEAFKDKIVHWRTIEPREAKTAAMPEDLHPKLLEALHTRGIHELYTHQKTAYTEARNGRSFVAVTPTASGKTLCYNLPVLQSIMEKPDSRALYLFPTKALAQDQKSEINELIQAMDADIHSYTYDGDTSPAIRQVIRKAGHVVMTNPDMLHSAILPHHTKWISLFENLKYIVIDELHTYRGIFGSHVANVLRRLLRICRYYGSEPVFICTSATIANPKELGERLTGSAMELIDNNGAPSGKKHFVFYNPPIVNKAMNIRKSATLEVRDLAGHFLSNGIQTIVFARSRVRVEIILTYLQELIKKKLGPKTIRGYRGGYLPKQRREIEKGLRSGDIIGVVSTNALELGVDIGQLQTCIMTGYPGTIASAWQQAGRAGRRHGEAFIVMVASSNPLDQYIIQNPDYFFNQNPETAVIDPDNLIVLVDHIKCAAFELPFREQDTFGEADITEILDYLAEEHVLVRNRGQFHWMNASFPAHNISLRSASQENVVIIDQSDISAVKVIGEMDRFSAMTLLHDEAIYLHQGIQFQVEFLDWEEKKAFVREVKTDYYTDANLAVHLKVLETDLSSQAPEYETGFGDAAVQAMATIFKKIKFDTHENIGSGPISLPEEILHTNAAWLSLHMENRDWREDRIEEALMGMANVFRHIAPLKVMCDPSDLHVVSQVKASHNERPTVFLYDRYPGGVGLSKKIFEQFHELIGESYELIFKCPCEHGCPSCIGTDGSMDSQKRDTLTLLNDLREDHVFKKQIKQT from the coding sequence TTGTTTAAGAAAAAAACACTGGACCAGCTAGTAAGCTGGCTGAAAAAGGATGAAGCCTTCAAAGATAAAATCGTGCACTGGAGGACGATTGAGCCGAGAGAGGCGAAAACGGCAGCTATGCCTGAGGATTTGCATCCAAAGCTCCTGGAAGCTCTTCATACGAGGGGAATTCATGAACTCTATACGCATCAAAAAACAGCCTATACAGAAGCAAGGAATGGAAGGAGCTTTGTGGCCGTTACCCCGACGGCTTCCGGAAAGACACTCTGCTACAACTTGCCGGTGCTGCAAAGCATTATGGAAAAACCGGACAGCCGTGCCCTTTATCTCTTTCCGACAAAGGCATTGGCACAGGATCAAAAAAGCGAAATCAATGAACTCATTCAGGCGATGGATGCGGACATTCATTCTTATACCTATGATGGGGATACGTCACCTGCAATCAGGCAGGTAATCAGAAAAGCCGGCCATGTGGTGATGACGAATCCTGATATGCTCCATTCTGCCATTCTGCCCCACCATACAAAATGGATTTCGCTTTTTGAGAATCTCAAATACATTGTGATTGATGAATTGCACACATACAGAGGAATATTTGGCAGCCATGTGGCGAATGTTTTGAGGCGCCTGCTGCGGATCTGCCGGTATTACGGAAGTGAGCCTGTATTCATATGTACATCCGCGACCATTGCCAACCCGAAGGAACTTGGTGAGCGCCTGACGGGAAGTGCCATGGAACTCATTGATAACAACGGTGCACCCTCGGGGAAAAAGCATTTTGTGTTTTACAATCCCCCGATTGTGAACAAGGCAATGAATATCCGGAAAAGTGCAACGCTTGAAGTGAGGGACCTTGCCGGCCATTTCCTGAGCAATGGCATTCAGACGATTGTTTTTGCGAGAAGCAGGGTAAGGGTAGAGATTATCCTGACCTATTTACAGGAACTGATTAAGAAAAAGCTCGGACCTAAAACGATAAGAGGCTACCGGGGCGGCTATCTGCCCAAGCAGCGAAGAGAGATTGAGAAAGGATTGCGTTCAGGGGATATTATCGGAGTCGTAAGCACAAACGCACTTGAGCTTGGTGTGGATATCGGTCAGCTGCAAACGTGTATAATGACAGGGTATCCCGGAACGATTGCCAGTGCATGGCAGCAGGCAGGCAGAGCGGGAAGGCGCCACGGAGAAGCCTTCATTGTCATGGTTGCAAGCTCCAATCCTCTGGATCAGTACATCATCCAGAACCCTGATTATTTTTTCAATCAAAATCCGGAAACGGCGGTTATTGATCCGGATAATTTAATTGTGCTGGTGGATCACATTAAGTGTGCGGCATTTGAACTTCCTTTCCGCGAGCAGGATACATTCGGGGAGGCAGACATTACAGAGATTCTTGATTACCTTGCCGAGGAACACGTTCTCGTCCGGAACAGAGGCCAATTTCACTGGATGAATGCATCTTTTCCCGCCCACAACATCTCTTTAAGGTCCGCTTCCCAGGAAAATGTCGTCATTATTGATCAGTCGGACATATCGGCCGTCAAAGTTATCGGAGAGATGGACCGTTTCAGCGCCATGACTCTTTTGCATGATGAGGCAATCTATCTGCATCAGGGCATTCAATTCCAGGTTGAATTTTTAGACTGGGAAGAAAAAAAGGCATTTGTCAGGGAAGTAAAGACGGATTATTATACCGATGCAAATCTAGCTGTTCATTTAAAGGTGCTGGAAACCGATTTATCCAGCCAGGCTCCAGAATATGAAACGGGATTTGGAGATGCGGCTGTACAGGCAATGGCGACCATCTTTAAGAAGATAAAATTTGATACCCATGAAAACATCGGCTCCGGTCCAATATCTCTTCCCGAGGAAATTCTGCACACGAATGCCGCCTGGCTGAGTCTCCATATGGAGAACCGGGACTGGAGAGAGGACCGGATTGAAGAAGCGCTTATGGGGATGGCCAATGTTTTCCGCCACATAGCCCCGCTGAAGGTGATGTGCGACCCTTCCGACCTTCATGTTGTATCCCAGGTTAAAGCATCTCACAATGAACGGCCAACGGTCTTTTTGTATGACCGGTATCCTGGCGGAGTAGGTCTTTCCAAAAAGATCTTTGAACAATTTCATGAGCTTATTGGAGAAAGCTATGAACTAATCTTTAAATGTCCTTGCGAGCACGGGTGCCCGTCCTGCATCGGCACTGACGGCAGCATGGATTCTCAAAAGCGCGACACGCTGACTCTTTTAAATGATTTGAGGGAAGATCATGTCTTTAAAAAACAAATTAAACAGACTTAA
- a CDS encoding PTS glucose transporter subunit IIA: protein MFKKLFGKKEEASKHETVFAPMKGKLVSLEEVPDPVFSQKMMGDGAAIIPAEGKVVSPVNGEVIQLFHTKHAIGLRSETGMELLIHIGLETVGMNGEGFEAHVKEGDKVSAGDHLITCDLNLINEKASSTITPIVITNGDILQSVEKMDSQDTVEGQTKIFNVTAK, encoded by the coding sequence ATGTTTAAAAAACTATTTGGAAAAAAAGAAGAAGCTTCAAAACATGAAACGGTCTTTGCCCCGATGAAAGGGAAGCTTGTATCACTGGAGGAAGTTCCGGATCCGGTTTTCTCACAAAAGATGATGGGAGACGGCGCGGCGATCATTCCTGCAGAAGGAAAGGTTGTTTCCCCTGTTAATGGAGAAGTCATCCAGCTTTTTCACACAAAACATGCGATTGGACTCCGCTCTGAAACAGGCATGGAACTTCTCATTCATATTGGCCTTGAAACAGTGGGAATGAACGGCGAAGGCTTTGAAGCCCACGTGAAGGAAGGCGACAAGGTGTCTGCCGGCGATCATCTGATTACATGCGACTTAAACTTAATTAATGAAAAAGCATCCAGTACCATCACTCCGATTGTGATCACAAATGGAGATATTCTTCAGTCCGTTGAGAAAATGGATTCGCAGGATACAGTGGAAGGACAAACGAAAATCTTCAATGTTACAGCTAAATAA
- a CDS encoding Hsp20/alpha crystallin family protein, whose amino-acid sequence MKEKNQKDSHSELINFDGDLTQAVDYFFNSSPVKHFLRQFEDMLLQNASFPYMDIETFDSDEEVIVEANLPPVAMEDIEIDITGRTLTLEIDHKVQHSENKEDFYFSQSTTYSHFSRSVYLPAEVDDTQMITAFHNGKLLIRIPKK is encoded by the coding sequence TTGAAGGAAAAAAACCAAAAAGACAGCCATTCAGAATTGATCAATTTTGACGGAGATTTGACACAGGCAGTGGATTATTTTTTTAACTCCTCACCAGTGAAGCATTTTTTAAGGCAGTTTGAAGATATGCTGCTTCAAAACGCCTCTTTTCCGTACATGGATATTGAAACATTTGATTCTGATGAGGAAGTGATCGTCGAAGCGAACCTTCCTCCTGTTGCGATGGAGGATATCGAAATCGATATTACCGGGCGGACATTAACACTGGAAATTGATCATAAAGTACAGCATTCCGAGAATAAAGAAGATTTTTACTTTTCCCAATCGACCACCTACAGTCATTTTTCAAGATCCGTTTATCTCCCTGCCGAAGTAGATGACACCCAAATGATTACAGCTTTTCATAATGGAAAGCTCCTCATACGCATTCCAAAAAAATGA
- a CDS encoding YppG family protein, giving the protein MFYPYGTDGTSETAPRIKRRRGSREAGWGFNYQQSPQQHAYPYEAYQQANPFYNQTLYQYQPVTPTLPYMQNLGQFTPNTVFQPQSPYPYPYPKQGPFPKQQPQGGMQSVMSQFKKPNGQYDYNKMMDTAGQMMSAVNQMSSLFKGVTGFFK; this is encoded by the coding sequence ATGTTTTATCCGTATGGCACAGATGGTACATCTGAAACAGCTCCCAGAATAAAGCGGAGACGCGGAAGCAGAGAAGCAGGCTGGGGATTCAATTACCAGCAGAGCCCTCAGCAGCACGCTTATCCATATGAAGCCTATCAGCAGGCGAATCCTTTTTATAACCAAACGCTGTATCAATATCAGCCAGTTACACCTACGCTGCCGTATATGCAGAATCTCGGCCAATTTACTCCAAATACAGTTTTTCAGCCTCAATCTCCATACCCGTACCCATACCCAAAACAGGGACCGTTCCCAAAACAGCAGCCGCAGGGCGGTATGCAGTCCGTTATGTCCCAGTTCAAGAAACCGAATGGACAATATGACTACAATAAAATGATGGACACAGCCGGGCAGATGATGAGTGCGGTTAATCAAATGAGTTCTTTGTTTAAAGGCGTTACCGGCTTTTTTAAATAG
- a CDS encoding DUF1798 family protein has protein sequence MNIELELSYKVKQINDESMKRYLQNKAEERPFDFYEDIKPVFEEGSRIAVKWKELIEERYKTDRPKHIHPSQLESAVSNIEQQILQSFDPKAKSVRYKNTKESIDYVVNSVIDWLIKKES, from the coding sequence TTGAATATCGAATTGGAATTATCCTATAAGGTGAAACAAATAAACGACGAATCAATGAAACGTTATTTACAAAACAAGGCGGAAGAACGTCCATTTGATTTTTATGAAGATATAAAGCCTGTTTTTGAAGAGGGCTCACGAATTGCTGTGAAATGGAAGGAATTGATAGAAGAGCGGTATAAAACCGACCGTCCTAAACATATTCATCCATCACAGCTGGAATCGGCTGTATCGAATATCGAGCAGCAGATTCTCCAATCCTTTGATCCGAAGGCTAAGTCGGTGCGCTATAAAAACACGAAAGAATCCATTGATTATGTGGTGAATTCAGTCATTGACTGGCTCATTAAAAAAGAAAGCTGA
- a CDS encoding DUF2515 family protein, which translates to MRIEYDLRKENRLVALIKERTECANFDNISRTNAYFHYYRRNPEIQWAFLASMVSRNAGYNMTDLHTACFTAALNQNMRDQLFLTYEDANWLIFSDAYPQLLVYEYSKSAGTPLFHLLKAFSVSPFMISVWESFWKDNSVVNLLTSLIINEQHLIHHPIICHPVFKKAVFTSFVYRFQDMFHFSTVLFPTLDGHLFGFSVYDFKNPAARIELGKKLAWLLFQSKWSSDFYSFAAKAPHTGSRFDYEAYFKNKRKRQSPILRMVCPAVSHHIDETKRNWFHGQDLSRFYKAPRINGRSELTEWHRKKRNQLQLISSLKEFWTMQKKGPSEKS; encoded by the coding sequence ATGCGTATTGAATATGATCTAAGAAAAGAAAACAGGCTCGTGGCCCTTATAAAAGAGAGAACAGAGTGTGCAAATTTTGATAACATTTCAAGAACAAATGCGTATTTCCATTATTATAGGAGAAATCCGGAAATTCAATGGGCTTTTCTTGCAAGCATGGTATCCCGCAATGCGGGATACAACATGACAGACTTGCACACTGCCTGTTTCACGGCTGCGCTTAATCAAAATATGCGGGATCAGCTGTTTTTAACCTATGAGGATGCCAATTGGCTGATTTTTTCCGATGCCTATCCGCAGCTTCTGGTCTATGAGTACTCCAAATCCGCCGGTACTCCATTGTTTCATCTCCTTAAGGCCTTTTCGGTGTCCCCGTTTATGATTTCCGTATGGGAATCTTTTTGGAAGGATAATAGCGTGGTGAACCTTCTCACGTCGCTTATCATTAATGAGCAGCACCTGATTCATCATCCCATTATTTGTCATCCTGTTTTTAAAAAAGCTGTTTTTACATCATTCGTATACCGCTTCCAGGATATGTTCCATTTTTCAACTGTTCTTTTTCCGACATTGGACGGGCACCTGTTCGGGTTTTCTGTTTATGATTTTAAGAACCCGGCAGCGAGAATAGAACTCGGCAAAAAACTGGCCTGGCTGCTGTTTCAAAGTAAATGGAGCAGCGACTTTTATTCCTTTGCCGCTAAAGCTCCGCATACAGGTTCCAGATTTGACTACGAAGCCTATTTTAAAAACAAGCGCAAAAGGCAGTCTCCGATCTTAAGGATGGTCTGTCCTGCTGTTTCTCATCATATAGACGAGACAAAGCGAAATTGGTTTCACGGACAAGATTTATCCCGGTTTTACAAAGCCCCTCGCATTAACGGGCGGAGCGAATTGACGGAATGGCACCGTAAAAAACGGAATCAGCTTCAGCTGATTTCCTCGCTGAAGGAATTTTGGACGATGCAAAAAAAGGGGCCGTCTGAAAAGTCTTGA
- the recU gene encoding Holliday junction resolvase RecU produces MTYRYPNGKIYSPAEKERAPAARKSNSIYSNRGMTLEEDLNETNQFYLNRGIAVVHKKPTPVQIVNVDYPRRSAAVIKEAYFKQSSTTDYNGIYKGRYLDFEAKETKNASSFPLQNFHGHQISHMKQVLDQDGICFVILSAFGNIYLLPANHLIGYWNRRESGGRKSITKLEIEENGFRIPLGLHPRIDYIKVLDALYFN; encoded by the coding sequence ATGACTTATCGGTATCCTAACGGTAAAATATATTCACCGGCGGAAAAAGAGAGAGCTCCTGCAGCCAGGAAAAGCAATTCGATTTACAGCAACAGAGGCATGACGCTTGAAGAGGATTTAAATGAAACGAATCAGTTTTATCTGAATCGGGGAATTGCCGTTGTTCACAAAAAACCCACTCCAGTCCAAATCGTTAATGTGGATTATCCCCGCAGAAGCGCAGCTGTTATAAAGGAGGCTTATTTCAAACAGTCATCCACTACAGATTATAATGGGATTTATAAAGGCCGATATTTGGATTTTGAAGCAAAGGAAACAAAAAATGCGTCCTCATTTCCGCTCCAGAATTTTCACGGACATCAAATATCCCATATGAAGCAGGTTCTCGATCAGGACGGGATCTGTTTTGTCATTTTGTCCGCATTCGGGAATATTTACCTGCTTCCGGCCAATCATCTGATTGGCTATTGGAACCGCCGTGAAAGCGGGGGACGAAAATCGATTACGAAGCTGGAAATTGAAGAAAACGGCTTCCGGATTCCGCTCGGCCTGCATCCGAGAATCGATTATATTAAAGTTTTAGATGCACTTTATTTTAATTAG
- a CDS encoding PBP1A family penicillin-binding protein, producing the protein MSDNYQSREERRRASKPGKQKKTPKTRKNGPLWKKIVLGVLAACIVLMIAGGVAFGVIVAKSPSLDQKKLKSIYTSQVYDKNNEKLFEIGGEEKRTYVAYKDIPKNVENAFLATEDARFYEHSGVDFIRLGGAVLANFKEGFGAEGGSTISQQVIKNYLLTNEKSVQRKVQEVWLAFQLERKFSKQEIMELYLNKLYYTGNTYGIGKAAENFYGKEVKDLTLDEAAMLAGMVKAPNNYNPRVEPERATQRRNTVLNLMAKHGFITEAEAEKAKQADVTADIVAPKEDKNPYKAFVDKITDEIKDKTDVEVSSSGLKIYTSIDPDAQDYVNRVMQGDEVNLPDSEEFQAGLTLTDTQTGEIKALGSHGPKNDFNYATMPKRSPGSTIKPVLDYGPAVEYLKWSTYHQITDEKYQYTNGKPFKNFGDNYHGRVSIRQALKGSYNTPAVKTLQEVGLDKAKEFALKLGMPSENFYESSAIGGYDYVSSMHMAGAYSAFGNGGIYIEPHVVKSIEFQDGTKMDLAPEPVAAMSDATAFIITDMLRSVMETGGTGAKANVPGLDIAGKSGTSNDVRDSWFVGYTPSTTLSVWTGKDKGLNVDAGESDIAKKIFKSIMSEVASDDKSTFKKPASVSKVEVLKGSNPAAAAGPYTPDSEKTTEYFVKGTEPSEDTEQYTEPPKEEEPEDEPKTVSKPDVSVNYDQASNAISLTWGYDEAEKANVTFEVTQSQDGGPGQVVTSTKDTSFSVSNPQPGSTYQFQVTAIRDSDSSRSAPAAASVTIPAAEEEPAPDEGGQTPEEPPADGEQPPGTEPPAGEEPPPGQEPPTPPADGGNGGGQGQGGQGGQGGQGGQGGQQPGQPATPPPGQGGTGGTGGTGNTGGTTNQ; encoded by the coding sequence ATGTCAGATAATTATCAGAGTCGTGAAGAACGAAGAAGGGCCTCAAAACCCGGCAAACAGAAAAAAACTCCTAAAACCCGCAAAAACGGGCCTTTATGGAAGAAAATAGTTCTCGGTGTACTGGCAGCATGTATCGTTTTAATGATTGCAGGAGGCGTGGCCTTTGGCGTCATCGTCGCGAAGTCCCCTTCCCTTGACCAGAAGAAGCTTAAATCCATCTACACTTCCCAGGTGTATGATAAGAATAATGAAAAGCTCTTTGAAATTGGCGGCGAAGAAAAACGGACCTATGTTGCTTATAAAGATATACCGAAGAACGTGGAAAACGCGTTTTTGGCTACAGAAGATGCCCGCTTTTATGAACACAGCGGAGTCGACTTCATCCGTCTTGGCGGAGCCGTTCTCGCAAACTTTAAAGAAGGCTTTGGAGCAGAAGGCGGAAGTACAATCAGCCAGCAGGTGATCAAGAACTATTTGCTGACCAATGAAAAATCCGTGCAAAGGAAAGTCCAGGAAGTCTGGCTTGCCTTCCAGCTTGAGCGGAAATTTTCCAAGCAGGAAATCATGGAATTATATTTAAATAAGCTTTATTACACCGGCAACACATACGGAATCGGAAAAGCGGCAGAGAACTTTTATGGAAAAGAAGTAAAAGATCTGACATTGGATGAAGCCGCGATGCTTGCAGGTATGGTTAAGGCTCCGAATAATTACAACCCGCGCGTTGAGCCTGAACGGGCAACACAGCGGAGGAACACCGTGCTTAACTTAATGGCGAAGCATGGCTTCATCACAGAAGCGGAGGCTGAAAAAGCCAAACAGGCGGATGTTACAGCTGATATCGTTGCGCCAAAAGAGGATAAAAATCCGTACAAAGCATTTGTGGATAAAATAACAGATGAAATTAAAGACAAAACGGATGTAGAAGTCAGCTCTTCCGGTTTGAAAATTTATACAAGCATCGATCCTGATGCCCAGGATTATGTTAATCGTGTGATGCAGGGTGATGAAGTGAACTTGCCTGACAGTGAAGAATTCCAGGCAGGTCTGACATTGACAGATACGCAGACCGGAGAAATCAAGGCACTTGGAAGCCATGGACCGAAAAACGACTTTAACTATGCAACCATGCCAAAAAGGTCTCCCGGATCCACAATCAAGCCTGTTTTGGATTACGGTCCTGCGGTTGAATATTTAAAATGGTCGACCTATCATCAGATTACTGATGAAAAGTATCAGTACACCAACGGAAAACCCTTCAAAAATTTTGGGGATAATTACCACGGAAGAGTTTCTATCAGACAGGCTTTAAAAGGATCCTATAATACGCCTGCTGTTAAGACGCTTCAGGAAGTGGGATTGGATAAAGCGAAAGAATTTGCGCTGAAGCTTGGCATGCCGAGTGAAAATTTCTATGAATCCTCCGCAATCGGCGGATATGATTATGTTTCAAGTATGCATATGGCCGGTGCTTACAGTGCATTCGGAAATGGCGGAATCTACATTGAACCCCATGTGGTAAAATCGATCGAGTTCCAGGACGGAACGAAGATGGATCTTGCTCCGGAGCCTGTGGCAGCAATGAGTGATGCCACTGCCTTCATTATTACTGACATGCTGCGCTCCGTTATGGAAACAGGCGGAACGGGAGCCAAGGCAAACGTTCCGGGATTGGATATTGCGGGTAAGTCCGGAACTTCTAATGATGTCAGAGATTCGTGGTTTGTTGGCTATACTCCTTCCACTACCCTTTCAGTATGGACAGGGAAAGATAAAGGATTGAATGTCGACGCAGGCGAAAGCGATATAGCCAAGAAAATATTCAAATCCATAATGTCAGAAGTGGCTTCTGATGATAAATCAACTTTCAAAAAACCGGCAAGTGTATCAAAGGTTGAAGTATTAAAAGGATCTAATCCTGCAGCTGCTGCCGGACCTTACACACCGGACAGCGAAAAAACAACAGAGTATTTCGTAAAAGGCACTGAGCCTTCTGAGGATACGGAGCAATACACAGAACCTCCAAAAGAGGAAGAGCCTGAAGATGAACCGAAAACGGTGTCCAAACCGGACGTTTCCGTCAATTATGATCAGGCATCCAACGCGATTTCTCTCACATGGGGATACGATGAAGCAGAAAAGGCAAATGTTACATTTGAAGTGACACAATCCCAGGATGGCGGCCCTGGACAGGTGGTTACAAGCACGAAGGATACGTCCTTCTCGGTTTCCAATCCTCAGCCTGGGTCGACGTACCAATTTCAGGTAACAGCCATCCGGGACAGCGACAGTTCCCGCAGCGCCCCTGCAGCCGCATCGGTTACGATTCCAGCCGCGGAAGAAGAGCCTGCACCGGATGAAGGCGGCCAGACACCTGAGGAACCTCCTGCAGACGGGGAACAGCCTCCGGGTACAGAGCCTCCTGCGGGTGAGGAGCCTCCTCCTGGCCAAGAGCCACCGACTCCTCCAGCTGATGGCGGGAATGGCGGCGGCCAAGGTCAGGGCGGTCAGGGCGGTCAGGGCGGTCAGGGAGGCCAAGGCGGCCAGCAGCCAGGCCAGCCTGCTACACCGCCGCCTGGACAAGGCGGAACCGGCGGGACCGGCGGGACCGGAAATACCGGCGGAACAACGAATCAGTAA
- a CDS encoding YpoC family protein, translated as MPNKRFNIPPSFMLPAMMKETELSLDPGEDPLKTIGKYPLIFDMLAENEGTAPYEPWNHGREPIEHLFKAWSAAKEEQERRFQNKRGKADLALMGYSYSAFIACIHWINGQHAPSVSSSIGPLTRKPVNVEDRLSYIMNNPLQFHSFIQLKQLFEELEKMHHKQMALLKIKEEKSRLQ; from the coding sequence ATGCCAAATAAACGCTTCAACATTCCGCCGTCCTTTATGCTGCCTGCTATGATGAAGGAAACGGAATTATCCCTGGATCCGGGAGAGGATCCTCTTAAAACAATCGGGAAATACCCGCTGATTTTCGATATGCTCGCTGAAAATGAAGGAACCGCTCCATATGAGCCGTGGAATCATGGGAGGGAGCCCATTGAGCACTTGTTCAAGGCCTGGTCAGCGGCAAAAGAAGAGCAGGAGAGAAGATTCCAAAACAAAAGAGGGAAAGCAGATTTGGCGTTGATGGGTTATTCCTATAGCGCTTTTATAGCCTGTATCCACTGGATAAATGGACAGCACGCCCCGTCTGTATCCAGCAGCATCGGGCCCTTGACAAGAAAACCGGTGAATGTTGAAGATAGGCTATCCTATATTATGAATAATCCTCTTCAATTTCACTCATTCATCCAGTTAAAACAGCTTTTTGAAGAGCTGGAAAAAATGCATCATAAACAAATGGCTCTCCTGAAAATAAAGGAAGAAAAAAGCCGCTTGCAATAG
- the nth gene encoding endonuclease III yields the protein MREALDTMGELFPDAHCELVHDNPFELVIAVALSAQCTDVLVNKVTKSLFSKYKKPEDYLAVTLEELQQDIRSIGLYRNKAKNIRNLCALLLEQYGGEVPMDRDELVKLPGVGRKTANVVVSVAFGIPAIAVDTHVERVSKRLGFCRWKDSVLEVEKTLMRKIPSSEWSDTHHRMIFFGRYHCKAQAPKCAECPLFHMCREGTKRMKKGLIQYAK from the coding sequence ATGAGGGAAGCTCTCGATACCATGGGGGAGCTTTTTCCTGATGCCCATTGTGAATTGGTCCATGATAATCCCTTTGAGCTTGTCATCGCTGTAGCCCTTTCAGCGCAATGTACGGATGTGCTCGTTAATAAAGTAACAAAATCCTTGTTCAGCAAGTATAAAAAACCGGAAGACTATCTTGCTGTCACCTTGGAAGAACTGCAGCAAGATATCCGCTCGATTGGTCTGTATCGGAATAAAGCAAAAAATATCCGCAATCTCTGTGCCCTTCTTCTGGAACAGTATGGCGGGGAGGTTCCGATGGACAGGGACGAGCTGGTGAAATTGCCCGGAGTGGGCCGGAAAACAGCAAATGTTGTCGTGTCTGTAGCCTTTGGCATCCCGGCAATAGCGGTTGATACTCATGTGGAGAGAGTCTCCAAAAGACTTGGGTTCTGCAGATGGAAAGATTCTGTATTGGAAGTGGAGAAAACGCTGATGCGAAAAATTCCTTCTTCAGAATGGTCTGATACCCATCACCGCATGATTTTCTTCGGAAGGTACCATTGCAAGGCACAGGCTCCAAAATGTGCGGAGTGTCCTTTATTCCACATGTGCAGGGAAGGCACAAAGAGAATGAAAAAAGGACTTATCCAGTATGCCAAATAA